A genomic region of Bradyrhizobium sp. ORS 278 contains the following coding sequences:
- a CDS encoding EAL domain-containing protein, translating to MTTNSSPGSSLKASADSSGPIRWLVGAGLVLIAAIAIGATIMADSFRQRALDSATRELENTVLLLSRHFDQQMEDLGAIQRDLASYVRQNRIDTSARFREEMGSAAVNAMLKGKLSAMSYVGGLSIFDSDGNLINSAASWPLPTVNIADRSFFQRLKFDPTAPQLLIEPIMGRITGSYVAVIALKLTSPKGEFLGVISRSLEPVNVERFFASVALGPEAAISMMHFNGTLLARYPRHDGMVGQNYKDAPIFRQILAGDGNTTGIFTSPVDGVHRLGASHRLTSYPLIVTATTTVSAALADWHEQMRFLIGVGVTSVLLIAGMLTVVVRRLLSDHEASNRRLTLEKERLDKAVNNMTQGLLLFDASERLVISNQRYIDMYGLSAEVVKPGCTFRELIAHRKARGSLAGNDSDYANAVLREVSRKTSQIIETPDGRWIQIVNEPIAGGGWLATHEDITERRRAEQQITHLAHYDALTELPNRTLFHERLKQEMLGVAQGRQLALHYIDIDEFKGVNDTLGHLIGDELLKSVGRSLQACVGTAGFVARLGGDEFAVVQTTIKSREDVSCLIDDMLAAIRAPRDCLGHQLTADASIGVALIPQHGTDLDQIMKNADLAMYAAKAAGRRTWRFFEPEMDAQVKARHQLEVDLRQAMVDDQLEVYYQPCVSLQDDRIVGCEALVRWRHPTRGNVSPAEFIPIAEDTGLINQLGERVLNVACAEAATWPEDIRLAVNVSPVQFKSGTLALKVAKALAASGLSPRRLELEITEAVLIRDDDALDTLYELRALGVRIALDDFGTGYSSLSYLQRIPFDKIKIDRCFVKDITESEGSAAIVQAVVNIAEIRKMSTTAEGVETEAQRQVLQRLGCSEMQGYLFSPPKPAAEVRSLFAAHSANGSSKPRSRSDAA from the coding sequence ATGACGACGAACAGCAGTCCAGGAAGTTCTCTCAAAGCTTCGGCCGACAGCAGCGGACCGATCCGCTGGCTGGTCGGGGCAGGCCTCGTGCTGATCGCGGCGATCGCGATCGGCGCGACCATCATGGCCGACAGCTTCCGACAGCGCGCGTTGGACAGCGCGACACGCGAATTGGAAAACACCGTGCTGCTGCTGTCGCGCCATTTCGACCAGCAGATGGAGGATTTGGGCGCGATCCAGCGCGATCTCGCCAGCTATGTTCGCCAGAATCGCATCGATACGAGCGCGCGGTTCCGCGAGGAGATGGGAAGCGCCGCCGTCAATGCCATGCTGAAGGGCAAATTGAGCGCGATGTCCTATGTCGGCGGCCTCAGCATCTTCGACTCTGATGGGAATCTGATCAATTCCGCAGCCTCCTGGCCGCTGCCGACCGTCAACATCGCCGACCGCTCGTTCTTCCAGCGCTTGAAGTTCGATCCCACCGCCCCGCAATTGCTGATCGAGCCCATCATGGGCCGGATCACCGGCAGCTATGTCGCGGTCATCGCGCTGAAACTGACCAGCCCCAAAGGCGAGTTCCTCGGCGTAATCAGCCGCAGCCTCGAACCGGTCAACGTCGAACGGTTCTTCGCCTCCGTCGCCCTCGGCCCCGAGGCGGCGATCTCGATGATGCACTTCAACGGTACCCTTCTCGCCCGCTATCCGCGCCATGACGGGATGGTCGGCCAGAACTACAAGGACGCGCCGATCTTCCGCCAGATCCTCGCTGGCGACGGCAACACGACAGGCATCTTCACCAGCCCGGTCGATGGCGTGCACCGCCTCGGCGCATCGCACCGGCTGACGAGCTATCCCTTGATCGTGACAGCCACCACGACGGTGTCGGCCGCGCTTGCCGATTGGCACGAGCAGATGCGCTTTCTGATCGGCGTCGGGGTGACGTCGGTGCTGCTGATTGCCGGCATGCTGACGGTCGTCGTGCGGCGGCTGCTGAGCGACCATGAGGCGTCGAACCGGCGCCTGACGCTCGAGAAGGAACGTCTCGACAAGGCCGTCAACAACATGACCCAGGGCCTGCTGCTGTTCGACGCATCGGAGCGCCTCGTCATCAGCAACCAGCGCTATATCGACATGTACGGCCTGTCCGCCGAGGTCGTGAAGCCCGGCTGCACCTTCCGCGAGCTGATCGCTCATCGCAAAGCGCGTGGCTCGCTCGCCGGCAACGACAGCGACTACGCGAATGCCGTGTTGCGTGAGGTCAGCCGCAAGACGTCTCAGATCATCGAGACGCCGGACGGCCGCTGGATTCAGATCGTCAACGAGCCCATCGCTGGCGGCGGCTGGCTTGCTACCCATGAGGATATCACCGAGCGCCGGCGCGCGGAGCAACAGATCACCCATCTGGCGCATTATGACGCGCTGACCGAACTGCCGAACCGTACCCTGTTCCACGAGCGCCTGAAGCAGGAGATGCTGGGTGTGGCGCAGGGACGGCAGCTCGCACTGCACTACATCGACATCGACGAGTTCAAGGGCGTGAACGACACGCTCGGTCATCTGATCGGCGACGAGTTGCTCAAATCCGTCGGGCGCAGCCTGCAAGCCTGTGTCGGCACCGCCGGCTTCGTCGCCCGGCTCGGCGGTGACGAGTTCGCGGTGGTGCAGACCACGATCAAGAGCCGCGAGGACGTCAGCTGCCTGATCGACGACATGCTCGCCGCCATTCGCGCCCCGCGCGACTGCCTCGGCCATCAATTGACGGCGGACGCCTCGATCGGCGTGGCGCTGATTCCGCAGCACGGCACCGATCTCGACCAGATCATGAAGAATGCCGATCTGGCGATGTACGCCGCCAAGGCGGCGGGACGACGGACCTGGCGCTTCTTCGAGCCGGAGATGGACGCCCAGGTCAAGGCCCGTCATCAGCTCGAGGTCGATCTGCGTCAGGCCATGGTCGACGACCAGCTCGAGGTCTATTACCAGCCTTGCGTCAGCCTGCAGGACGACCGCATCGTCGGCTGCGAGGCGCTCGTACGCTGGCGGCATCCGACCCGCGGCAACGTTTCCCCGGCCGAGTTCATTCCGATCGCCGAGGACACCGGCCTCATCAACCAGCTCGGTGAGCGTGTCCTCAACGTCGCCTGCGCCGAGGCTGCGACCTGGCCGGAGGACATCCGCTTGGCGGTGAACGTCTCGCCGGTGCAGTTCAAGAGCGGCACACTCGCGCTCAAGGTGGCCAAAGCGCTCGCGGCCTCCGGCCTGTCGCCGCGCCGGCTCGAGCTCGAGATCACCGAAGCGGTGCTGATCCGCGACGACGACGCGCTCGACACGCTGTACGAGTTGCGCGCGCTCGGCGTGCGCATCGCGCTCGACGATTTCGGCACCGGCTATTCCAGCCTCAGTTACTTGCAGCGGATTCCCTTCGACAAGATCAAGATCGACCGCTGCTTCGTCAAGGACATCACCGAGAGCGAAGGCTCGGCCGCGATCGTCCAGGCCGTCGTCAACATCGCCGAGATCCGCAAGATGTCGACGACAGCGGAAGGAGTCGAGACCGAGGCGCAACGCCAGGTGCTGCAGCGGCTCGGCTGCTCGGAGATGCAGGGCTATCTGTTCAGCCCTCCGAAACCTGCCGCCGAGGTACGCAGCCTGTTTGCCGCGCACAGCGCCAATGGGTCGTCCAAACCCCGTTCGCGCTCGGATGCCGCCTGA
- a CDS encoding S41 family peptidase, whose protein sequence is MRKNWLFLAGTMTGVCLTLMVSGPEGAHLIARAKAAAGMGDTYSQLNLFGAVFERVRADYVEKPSDPALIEGAINGMVSSLDPHSRYMNDKSWRDMQETTSGEFGGLGIEVTMEDGLVKVVAPIDDTPASKAGILSGDFIAKIDGDSVQGLTLEQAVAKMKGGVNTKTKLTIMRKGKDAPMDITLTREIIRVRPVRYHTEGGDIGYIRITSFNEQTTETLRKAISSISRDIPQEKLAGYVIDLRNNPGGLLDQAVSVSSTFLPRGEVVSTRGRNPEETQRFTARGGDLTKGKPIVVLINGGSASASEIVAGALHDHKRATLVGTRSFGKGSVQTIIPLGAGNGALALTTARYYTPSGRSIQAQGIAPDIEVKQDVPDDLKDRTELKGEAGMRGHLSAADGTEQTGSQSYVPPDEKDDKALHAAFNVLRGVTVNADVRAKAAVPN, encoded by the coding sequence ATGCGGAAAAACTGGCTGTTCTTGGCGGGCACGATGACCGGCGTCTGTCTGACCCTGATGGTGTCGGGACCCGAGGGGGCGCACCTGATCGCCCGGGCCAAGGCCGCAGCCGGAATGGGCGATACCTATTCGCAACTCAATTTGTTCGGCGCGGTATTCGAGCGTGTGCGCGCCGACTATGTCGAGAAGCCCAGCGATCCCGCGCTGATCGAAGGCGCCATCAACGGCATGGTGTCGTCGCTCGATCCGCATTCGCGCTACATGAACGACAAGTCCTGGCGTGACATGCAGGAGACGACGTCGGGCGAGTTTGGCGGTCTCGGCATCGAAGTCACGATGGAGGATGGGCTCGTCAAGGTTGTCGCGCCGATCGACGATACGCCGGCGTCGAAGGCCGGTATCCTCTCGGGCGACTTCATCGCCAAGATTGACGGCGACAGCGTGCAAGGGCTGACGCTCGAGCAGGCGGTCGCCAAGATGAAGGGCGGGGTCAACACCAAGACCAAGCTGACGATCATGCGCAAGGGTAAGGATGCCCCGATGGATATCACGCTGACGCGCGAGATCATCCGGGTGCGTCCGGTGCGCTATCACACCGAAGGCGGCGATATCGGCTATATCCGCATCACCTCGTTCAACGAGCAGACCACCGAGACGCTGCGCAAGGCGATTTCCAGCATCTCCCGGGACATCCCGCAGGAGAAGCTCGCGGGATATGTCATCGACCTGCGCAACAATCCGGGCGGACTGCTCGACCAGGCGGTCTCGGTGTCCAGCACGTTCCTGCCACGTGGCGAGGTGGTCTCGACCCGCGGCCGCAATCCCGAGGAGACGCAGCGCTTCACCGCGCGCGGCGGCGACCTCACCAAGGGCAAGCCGATCGTCGTGCTGATCAATGGCGGCTCGGCCTCGGCGTCGGAGATCGTGGCGGGCGCGCTGCATGATCACAAGCGGGCGACGCTGGTCGGCACGCGCTCGTTCGGCAAGGGCTCGGTGCAGACCATCATCCCGCTCGGCGCCGGCAACGGCGCGCTGGCGCTGACCACGGCGCGCTACTACACGCCGTCTGGCCGTTCAATCCAGGCCCAGGGCATCGCGCCGGATATCGAGGTCAAGCAGGACGTGCCGGACGATCTGAAGGATCGTACTGAGCTGAAGGGCGAGGCGGGGATGCGCGGCCATCTGTCGGCGGCCGACGGGACCGAGCAGACCGGCTCGCAGTCCTATGTTCCGCCGGACGAGAAGGACGACAAGGCGCTCCACGCGGCGTTCAACGTGCTGCGTGGCGTCACCGTGAACGCGGACGTTCGGGCCAAGGCGGCGGTTCCGAACTGA
- a CDS encoding alpha-hydroxy acid oxidase has product MNQQTPIEAGWRNVELGASDEKFQNLHEFIRKARAQLNQNAWDYIIGGTETETTLRRNRMALDEIAFRPRVLRDVSRVDASVELFGRRLRLPVVMAPVGALEIFDPAGAASVARGAGRFGAAHMLSSVSEPGLEKTAEAAPDALRIFQLYVRGDDAFVEDYVGRAVANNYTAFCLTVDTAHYSRRERDIAKRYVRESRLRATGGDHQKALSWHTVKLIKDKFRLPLIIKGIATAEDAAIALDHGVDWIYVSNHGGRQLDHGRGAMHVLPEIVAAVKGRAKILVDGGFCRGTDIVKAIASGADMVGIGRLQCWALAAAGENGILRMLELLEDEVIRALGLLGVTSFAELNASYLHAATTTNMPSVFSAFPLADIEPYRY; this is encoded by the coding sequence ATGAATCAACAGACCCCGATCGAGGCCGGGTGGCGCAACGTCGAGCTCGGCGCAAGTGACGAAAAGTTCCAGAACCTGCACGAGTTCATCCGCAAGGCGAGAGCGCAGCTCAACCAGAACGCCTGGGACTACATCATCGGCGGGACTGAAACCGAGACCACGTTGCGCCGGAACCGGATGGCGCTCGACGAAATCGCGTTCCGGCCGCGGGTGCTGCGCGACGTCTCCCGCGTCGATGCCTCGGTCGAGCTGTTCGGGCGCAGGCTGCGCCTCCCGGTCGTGATGGCGCCAGTCGGCGCGCTCGAGATCTTCGACCCCGCGGGCGCGGCCAGCGTCGCGCGCGGCGCCGGCCGCTTCGGGGCGGCGCACATGCTGAGCTCGGTCTCCGAGCCCGGCTTGGAGAAAACCGCCGAGGCCGCTCCCGACGCGCTGCGCATCTTTCAGCTCTATGTACGCGGCGACGATGCCTTCGTGGAGGACTATGTCGGCCGTGCCGTCGCCAACAACTACACCGCATTCTGCCTGACGGTCGACACCGCCCATTACAGCCGCCGCGAGCGCGACATCGCCAAGCGCTATGTGCGCGAGAGCCGGCTGCGCGCCACCGGTGGCGACCACCAGAAGGCGCTGAGCTGGCACACGGTGAAACTGATCAAGGACAAGTTCAGGCTGCCGCTGATCATCAAGGGCATCGCCACCGCCGAGGATGCGGCGATCGCTCTCGATCACGGCGTCGACTGGATCTATGTCTCCAACCATGGCGGCCGCCAGCTCGACCATGGCCGCGGCGCGATGCACGTGCTGCCGGAGATCGTCGCGGCGGTGAAGGGCCGGGCAAAAATTCTCGTCGATGGCGGCTTCTGCCGCGGCACCGACATCGTCAAGGCGATCGCCTCCGGCGCCGACATGGTCGGCATCGGCCGGCTGCAATGCTGGGCGCTCGCGGCCGCCGGCGAGAACGGCATCCTGCGCATGCTGGAGCTGCTCGAGGACGAGGTGATCCGCGCCCTAGGCCTGCTCGGCGTCACCTCCTTCGCCGAGCTGAACGCGTCCTACCTGCACGCCGCAACCACCACCAACATGCCCAGTGTGTTCAGCGCGTTTCCGCTGGCCGACATCGAGCCGTACCGCTATTGA
- a CDS encoding HAD family phosphatase produces the protein MLLSDLRPGVADALLFDLGRVVIDIDFGQVMACWAAHAGCSPDDIAPRFVRDEIYHRHERGTVSDAAFFANLRRQLGIDISDAQFLEGWNAIFVGPMPGIAPLLARAAQMLPLYAFSNTNQPHIDHFSPLYADLLGHFSKIFLSSSIGLRKPDAEAYDHVVKAIGVPAERIVFFDDLAENIEGARASGLKAVLVRSTDDIAEAMAALGI, from the coding sequence ATGCTCCTTTCCGATCTCCGTCCCGGCGTGGCCGACGCGCTGCTGTTCGATCTCGGCCGCGTCGTGATCGACATCGATTTCGGTCAGGTCATGGCGTGCTGGGCGGCTCACGCCGGCTGCTCGCCGGACGACATCGCGCCGCGCTTCGTGCGCGACGAGATCTATCACCGGCATGAGCGCGGCACCGTCTCCGACGCCGCCTTCTTCGCCAATCTGCGCCGACAGCTCGGCATCGACATCAGCGACGCGCAGTTCCTGGAGGGCTGGAACGCGATCTTCGTGGGTCCGATGCCCGGCATCGCTCCCCTGCTCGCGCGTGCGGCACAAATGCTGCCGCTGTACGCCTTCTCCAACACCAATCAGCCGCACATTGATCACTTCTCGCCACTCTACGCCGATCTGCTCGGTCACTTCAGCAAGATCTTCCTGTCGTCGTCGATCGGCCTGCGCAAGCCTGACGCCGAGGCCTACGATCACGTCGTGAAGGCGATCGGCGTGCCAGCCGAGCGGATCGTGTTCTTCGATGATCTCGCGGAAAACATCGAGGGCGCGCGTGCCAGCGGGCTCAAGGCGGTGCTGGTGCGCTCGACCGACGATATCGCGGAGGCGATGGCTGCGCTGGGGATCTGA
- a CDS encoding alpha/beta fold hydrolase, which produces MTEATHQIISGRARLAAEVKGRGEPVIFLHAAVFDRAMWRAQVDGVAATHMAIAYDRRGFGETVAEPEEHSPVADLLAVLDALAPSRPATLVACSQGGRIALDFALSHPLRIRALILIAPSISGAPEPVFPSEIAQLVHELAAAEAAADWDRVSAIKARLWIDGPLQQEGRISGALRSMFLEKNAAALRNAPLGASRDTTPAFPRLAEISAPSLVVWGDLDFPHIQERSRWLAATLPNGSSHAMSGVAHLPSLERPAEVTDRITAFLAGL; this is translated from the coding sequence ATGACTGAGGCCACGCATCAGATCATTTCAGGCCGCGCACGCCTCGCGGCCGAGGTAAAGGGCCGGGGCGAGCCCGTGATCTTCCTGCATGCCGCGGTGTTCGACCGCGCGATGTGGCGCGCGCAGGTCGATGGCGTCGCGGCGACGCACATGGCGATCGCCTATGACAGGCGCGGCTTCGGCGAGACCGTGGCCGAGCCGGAGGAGCATTCGCCGGTCGCCGACCTGCTCGCCGTACTCGATGCGCTCGCGCCAAGCCGGCCGGCGACGCTCGTCGCCTGCTCGCAAGGCGGCCGCATCGCGCTGGATTTCGCCCTGTCGCATCCGTTGCGGATCCGGGCGCTGATCTTGATAGCGCCCTCGATCAGCGGTGCGCCGGAGCCGGTCTTCCCGTCGGAGATCGCCCAGCTGGTGCACGAGCTCGCAGCGGCCGAAGCCGCGGCGGACTGGGACCGCGTGAGCGCCATCAAGGCGCGACTGTGGATCGATGGTCCGCTGCAGCAGGAGGGACGCATCTCGGGCGCGCTGCGGAGCATGTTCTTGGAGAAGAACGCAGCTGCGTTGCGCAACGCGCCTCTCGGTGCAAGCCGCGATACGACACCGGCCTTCCCGCGGCTCGCGGAGATATCGGCACCTTCCCTGGTCGTCTGGGGCGATCTCGACTTTCCGCACATCCAGGAGCGGAGCCGGTGGCTGGCGGCGACTCTGCCGAACGGATCGAGCCATGCGATGAGCGGCGTCGCGCATCTGCCGAGCCTTGAGCGGCCTGCGGAGGTCACCGACCGTATAACGGCGTTTCTCGCTGGATTGTGA
- the glp gene encoding gephyrin-like molybdotransferase Glp, giving the protein MALMPVSDALSAVLAGAEPLAEEFVALDDAFHRVLARDLAALRTQPPEAMSAMDGYALRAADATAKARLKVIGEVAAGRPFDRLVGPGEAARIFTGGVVPEGADAVVIQEDTTADGSHVVINEPAIKGRHIRPAGVDFHEGMVLLKAGRRLSDRDLSLAASMNYPTLPVRRRPKVALLATGDELVMPGSTPGPGQIVYSNGYGLRALMRSEGAQPIDLGIAADTLEATVAGIRRSRDAEADILVTTGGASVGDHDLVKQALDAEGVEMAFWKIAMRPGKPMMHGRLGGMRVIGLPGNPVSSYVCAVLFLVPLIRSLLGREAQLPRETALLGRELGANDSREDYLRAQLDIRADGVLVATPVTQQDSSLLGNLALSQALVIRPAFAPKAAAGSPCEILRLPL; this is encoded by the coding sequence ATGGCGCTGATGCCGGTCTCCGATGCATTGTCCGCGGTGCTCGCCGGCGCCGAGCCGCTCGCCGAGGAATTTGTGGCGCTGGACGACGCGTTTCACCGGGTTCTGGCGCGGGATCTCGCGGCGCTGCGGACGCAGCCTCCGGAGGCGATGTCGGCCATGGACGGTTACGCGCTGCGCGCAGCCGATGCCACGGCCAAGGCGCGGCTGAAGGTGATCGGCGAGGTCGCGGCGGGGCGGCCGTTCGATCGACTCGTCGGCCCCGGCGAGGCAGCGCGCATCTTCACCGGCGGCGTGGTGCCCGAGGGCGCCGACGCGGTCGTGATCCAGGAGGACACGACGGCGGACGGCAGCCACGTCGTGATCAATGAGCCGGCGATCAAGGGCCGCCACATCCGGCCCGCGGGCGTCGACTTCCATGAGGGCATGGTGCTGCTGAAGGCCGGCCGCCGGCTCAGCGACCGCGACCTGTCGCTCGCGGCCAGCATGAATTATCCGACGTTGCCGGTACGGCGCCGGCCCAAGGTTGCTCTGCTCGCGACCGGCGACGAGCTGGTGATGCCGGGCTCGACGCCCGGCCCTGGCCAGATCGTCTATTCGAACGGCTACGGCCTGCGCGCGCTGATGCGCAGCGAGGGCGCCCAGCCGATCGACCTCGGCATCGCCGCAGATACGCTGGAGGCCACGGTCGCCGGGATCCGCCGGTCGCGCGATGCGGAGGCCGATATCCTGGTGACGACCGGGGGCGCCTCGGTCGGCGATCACGACCTGGTCAAGCAGGCGCTCGACGCCGAGGGCGTCGAAATGGCGTTCTGGAAGATCGCGATGCGGCCGGGCAAGCCGATGATGCATGGCCGTCTCGGCGGCATGCGCGTGATCGGCCTGCCGGGCAATCCGGTGTCATCCTACGTCTGCGCCGTGCTGTTTCTGGTGCCACTGATTCGCAGCCTGCTCGGTCGCGAGGCGCAGCTGCCGCGCGAGACCGCCCTGCTCGGCCGCGAGCTCGGGGCCAATGATTCGCGCGAGGATTATTTGCGCGCACAGCTCGACATCCGCGCGGACGGCGTGCTGGTCGCGACGCCGGTGACGCAGCAGGACTCGTCGCTGCTCGGGAATCTCGCGCTGTCGCAGGCGCTGGTCATCCGTCCGGCGTTCGCGCCGAAGGCTGCAGCCGGAAGCCCCTGCGAGATCCTCCGCCTGCCGCTTTGA
- the lexA gene encoding transcriptional repressor LexA: MLTRKQYELLRFINERLKEAGVPPSFDEMKDALDLRSKSGIHRLITALEERGFIRRLPNRARAIEVIKLPELSQAAGNRRGFTPSVIEGNLGKVRTSTPALEDGERPVAVPVMGRIAAGTPIEALQTRSHTISVPADMLGNGDHYALEVRGDSMVDAGILDGDMALIQRNETADTGDIVVALIDDEEATLKRFRRRGASIALEPANTAYEVRILPPNRVKIQGKLVGLYRKY, translated from the coding sequence ATGCTGACGCGCAAACAGTACGAACTTCTGCGGTTCATCAACGAGCGGCTGAAGGAAGCCGGCGTGCCGCCGTCCTTCGACGAGATGAAGGATGCGCTCGACCTGCGTTCGAAGTCCGGCATCCATCGTCTGATCACGGCGCTGGAGGAGCGCGGCTTCATCCGCCGGCTGCCGAACCGCGCCCGCGCCATCGAGGTGATCAAGCTGCCTGAGCTGTCTCAGGCGGCCGGCAATCGCCGCGGCTTCACGCCGTCGGTGATCGAAGGCAATCTCGGCAAGGTCCGCACCTCGACGCCGGCGCTGGAGGATGGCGAGCGTCCGGTAGCGGTGCCGGTGATGGGCCGAATTGCCGCGGGCACGCCGATCGAGGCGCTGCAGACCCGCAGCCACACCATCAGCGTGCCGGCCGACATGCTCGGCAATGGCGATCACTACGCGCTCGAGGTGCGCGGCGATTCGATGGTCGATGCCGGCATCCTCGATGGCGACATGGCGCTGATCCAGCGCAACGAGACCGCGGACACCGGCGACATCGTCGTGGCGCTGATCGACGACGAGGAGGCGACCTTGAAGCGCTTCCGCCGCCGCGGCGCCTCGATCGCGCTGGAGCCGGCCAACACCGCCTATGAGGTGCGCATCCTGCCGCCCAACCGGGTCAAGATCCAGGGCAAGCTGGTCGGACTCTATCGCAAGTACTGA
- a CDS encoding ComEC/Rec2 family competence protein produces the protein MAGPEQPPGWRHGIAGVMAEVWPPRGALAGGWPAIGSGIGSSLGVRLKSWARDEAGAGRLLPWVPVAFGAGIALYFSADHEPLLWVSVALALALGAAAVLMRRHPLFPAAVMIAATASGFAVATVKTALVAHPLLARPLYSVSLSGFVEARDIRERSDRIVLRVTSMESQRSSVALARVRLAVRKGAAPDVGSFVQLKARLLPPLAPVRPGSYDFARDMFFQGIGASGFVMGAITVVTPPQAAGVGLRYAAAMQDLRDVIDARIRARLAGDERAIATALLTGRRDAVTPDVNDAMFISGLGHVLSISGYHMAVVAGVVFFAVRALLALIPGLTVSHPIKKWAAAAALAAAAFYLLLSGAEVATQRSFFMTAVVLIAVMVDRRAVTFRTLAVAAMIVLIAAPEALVHPSFQMSFAATLGLVALVQFGLPKLFATPDSSTAQRVALWGGRELSMLLLASLIAGLATTPYAAFHFHRITPYGLLANLAAMPVVSAVVMPAGLLGLLFAPFGLDGLWWTVMGWGIDWMIAVTRWVAALPGAVGRITAFGIGPLIVSSFGLVLIGLLRTPLRWSGAAVLAIAAAWAAATPQPDILVSGDGRAVAVRGRDGLLHVMRNGKDVFVTREWLAADADARLPADSSLGHGVSCDDSGCVLALADGRLVALTLRADALADDCARAALVVTARAAPSSCAAAVVDRPRLQQQGALMLVARDKGFAVVPVRADGTDRPWWPAPAEAGEFETTLTPRTPGPRAQDATPPETEQGGDD, from the coding sequence ATGGCGGGGCCGGAGCAGCCGCCGGGGTGGCGTCACGGGATCGCGGGCGTGATGGCCGAGGTCTGGCCGCCGCGCGGCGCGCTGGCCGGCGGCTGGCCCGCAATCGGCTCCGGCATCGGATCGTCCCTTGGTGTCAGGCTTAAGAGCTGGGCGCGCGACGAGGCCGGGGCAGGGCGGCTGCTGCCCTGGGTTCCCGTCGCGTTCGGCGCCGGCATCGCGCTGTATTTCTCTGCCGATCACGAGCCGTTGCTGTGGGTGAGCGTGGCCCTGGCGCTCGCGCTGGGCGCGGCCGCTGTGCTCATGCGCCGGCACCCGTTGTTTCCGGCGGCGGTGATGATCGCAGCCACGGCGTCCGGCTTTGCCGTCGCCACCGTGAAGACGGCACTGGTGGCGCATCCGCTGCTGGCGCGACCGCTGTATTCCGTCTCGCTCTCCGGCTTCGTCGAGGCGCGCGATATCCGCGAGCGCAGCGACCGCATCGTTTTGCGCGTGACGTCAATGGAGAGTCAGCGCAGCAGCGTGGCTCTTGCGCGCGTCCGGCTCGCGGTGCGCAAGGGCGCCGCGCCCGATGTCGGCAGCTTCGTGCAGCTGAAGGCACGCCTGTTGCCGCCGCTCGCGCCGGTGCGTCCCGGGTCCTACGACTTTGCCCGCGACATGTTCTTCCAGGGCATCGGCGCCTCCGGCTTCGTGATGGGCGCCATCACCGTCGTGACGCCGCCGCAGGCGGCCGGCGTCGGCCTGCGCTATGCGGCGGCGATGCAGGACCTGCGCGATGTGATCGACGCCCGCATCCGCGCGCGCCTTGCGGGCGACGAGCGCGCGATTGCGACTGCGCTTCTGACTGGCCGACGCGACGCCGTCACGCCCGACGTCAACGACGCGATGTTCATCTCCGGCCTCGGCCATGTGCTGTCGATCTCCGGTTATCACATGGCCGTCGTCGCCGGCGTCGTGTTCTTCGCCGTGCGCGCGCTGCTCGCGCTGATCCCGGGCCTGACCGTCAGCCATCCGATCAAGAAATGGGCGGCCGCCGCGGCTTTGGCGGCCGCCGCGTTCTATCTGTTGCTGTCGGGCGCCGAGGTCGCGACGCAGAGATCCTTCTTCATGACGGCGGTGGTGCTCATCGCCGTCATGGTCGACCGCCGCGCCGTCACCTTCCGCACGCTCGCTGTGGCCGCCATGATCGTGCTGATCGCCGCTCCGGAGGCGCTGGTGCATCCGAGCTTTCAGATGTCGTTCGCGGCCACCCTCGGCCTCGTCGCGCTGGTACAGTTCGGCCTGCCCAAACTGTTCGCGACGCCGGATTCCTCGACCGCGCAGCGCGTCGCGCTGTGGGGCGGCCGCGAGCTCTCGATGCTGCTCCTGGCCTCGCTGATCGCCGGCCTCGCCACCACGCCCTATGCCGCATTCCACTTTCATCGCATCACGCCCTACGGCCTGCTCGCCAACCTCGCGGCGATGCCGGTGGTCTCGGCGGTGGTGATGCCCGCCGGGCTGCTCGGCCTGCTGTTTGCGCCGTTCGGGCTCGATGGCTTGTGGTGGACCGTGATGGGCTGGGGCATCGACTGGATGATCGCCGTGACGCGCTGGGTCGCCGCGCTGCCGGGCGCGGTCGGGCGCATCACGGCCTTCGGCATCGGCCCGCTGATCGTGTCGAGTTTCGGCCTCGTCCTGATCGGCCTGCTCAGGACGCCGCTGCGCTGGTCCGGCGCGGCGGTGCTCGCCATCGCGGCCGCATGGGCCGCCGCGACGCCGCAGCCCGACATTCTCGTCTCCGGCGATGGCCGCGCGGTCGCGGTGCGCGGCCGCGACGGGCTTCTGCATGTGATGCGCAACGGCAAGGACGTGTTCGTCACCCGCGAGTGGCTCGCCGCCGATGCCGATGCGCGGCTGCCGGCCGATTCCTCGCTCGGCCATGGCGTGTCCTGCGACGATTCGGGCTGCGTCCTGGCGCTGGCCGATGGCCGCCTCGTTGCGCTCACCCTGCGCGCGGATGCGCTCGCCGATGATTGCGCCCGTGCGGCGCTGGTGGTGACGGCGCGCGCCGCGCCATCATCCTGCGCGGCCGCTGTCGTCGACCGCCCGCGCCTGCAGCAGCAGGGCGCGTTGATGCTGGTCGCGCGCGACAAGGGATTCGCCGTCGTGCCCGTGCGGGCCGACGGCACCGACCGCCCGTGGTGGCCGGCGCCCGCTGAGGCCGGGGAGTTCGAGACCACGTTGACTCCGCGCACGCCGGGACCGCGAGCGCAGGATGCGACACCGCCGGAGACGGAGCAGGGCGGAGACGACTAA